In one window of Gossypium arboreum isolate Shixiya-1 chromosome 4, ASM2569848v2, whole genome shotgun sequence DNA:
- the LOC108481746 gene encoding cytochrome P450 CYP749A22-like — MDSTSKFLIFLASSLSLFLLKFLHKYWWTPLKIQKALSLQGIKGPPYEFIHGNNKASSRFRFEALSKPMASLTHNIVPRVIPHIHSWINTYGNIYLTWEGNQAQLVISEPEIIKEILKSNDGSFPKRKDDSSFIYKILGDGLVATEGAKWVRQRKLANHAFHGESLKNMNPAVIASVETMLEKWKGREGEEMEVFEEFRLLTAEVISRTAFGSNYLEGKKIFEMLTRLSILVINNYYKTKIPGISMIWKTADEIESEKLAKGIHDRVMEMVKRREKNVSVGESDNFGNDFLGLLINAHRDSDEKNRFSVEDLVDECKTFYFAGQETTNSLLAWTVLVLAIHTEWQEKTRREVFEAFGDRNPNSEGISKLKIMNMVINETLRLYSPVSAVIRKVGKEAQLGRLVLPANMEVMIPIMALHHDPQLWGDDVHLFKPERFTEGIASATKYNSAAFIPFSMGPRSCVGMSFATTETKIALSMILQRYAFTLSPAYVHAPFPIITLQPQHGIQVMLNRL, encoded by the exons ATGGATTCAACATCCAAGTTTTTAATCTTCCTCGCAAGttctttaagcttatttctattgaaattccTTCACAAATATTGGTGGACGCCTTTGAAAATACAAAAAGCACTGAGTTTACAAGGAATCAAAGGACCTCCATATGAGTTCATCCATGGCAACAACAAAGCCTCTTCTCGTTTTAGATTCGAAGCTTTAAGCAAACCCATGGCTTCCTTAACACATAATATAGTCCCAAGAGTTATTCCTCATATCCATTCATGGATCAACACTTATG ggAATATTTATCTTACATGGGAGGGAAATCAAGCTCAACTGGTGATATCTGAACCCGAAATAATCAAAGAGATACTGAAAAGCAACGACGGGTCTTTCCCGAAACGGAAGGATGATTCGAGTTTTATTTATAAGATTCTAGGTGACGGACTCGTGGCGACAGAAGGTGCGAAATGGGTGAGGCAAAGGAAGTTGGCGAATCATGCCTTTCATGGAGAGAGTTTAAAA AATATGAATCCAGCAGTGATTGCTAGTGTGGAGACGATGTTGGAGAAGTGGAAAGGCCGAGAAGGTGAAGAGATGGAAGTGTTTGAGGAGTTTAGGTTGTTGACTGCGGAAGTGATATCGAGAACGGCTTTCGGTAGCAATTACTTGGAAGGGAAGAAGATTTTCGAGATGTTGACGAGATTATCGATACTAGTCATCAACAATTACTACAAAACTAAGATTCCTGGCATCAG CATGATATGGAAAACTGCGGATGAAATAGAATCGGAGAAACTTGCTAAAGGAATACATGACCGTGTGATGGAAATGGTTAAGAGAAGGGAAAAGAATGTATCGGTTGGAGAATCCGACAATTTCGGCAATGATTTTCTGGGATTGCTTATAAATGCTCATCGTGATTCTGACGAGAAAAATCGATTTTCCGTCGAGGATCTAGTGGATGAGTGCAAAACATTCTATTTTGCCGGTCAAGAAACAACTAATTCCTTGTTGGCATGGACGGTCTTAGTTTTAGCAATTCATACTGAATGGCAAGAAAAAACAAGACGAGAGGTTTTCGAGGCATTCGGTGACCGAAATCCTAATTCCGAAGGCATTTCCAAACTAAAAATT ATGAACATGGTCATCAACGAAACCCTGAGATTGTATTCTCCTGTATCTGCTGTAATCCGAAAGGTCGGAAAAGAGGCTCAATTGGGAAGGCTCGTTTTGCCTGCAAATATGGAGGTAATGATCCCAATCATGGCACTTCACCACGACCCTCAATTATGGGGAGACGATGTACATCTTTTCAAGCCAGAGAGATTCACCGAAGGCATCGCCAGTGCTACCAAATACAACTCAGCAGCATTCATTCCCTTTTCGATGGGACCTCGATCTTGCGTCGGTATGAGCTTTGCAACCACTGAAACAAAGATCGCTCTCTCAATGATTCTCCAACGCTACGCCTTTACTCTCTCGCCGGCCTACGTTCATGCACCGTTTCCTATAATCACGCTTCAACCACAACACGGTATTCAAGTAATGCTTAACCGTTTATAG
- the LOC108481744 gene encoding cytochrome P450 CYP749A22-like — translation MDSTARLLIFLAGSLTLFLLKFLHKYWWIPFKIQRALSLQGIKGPPYEFIHGNNKASTRFRYEALSKPMASLTHNIVPRVIPQIHSWINTYGDDDLHNMNPAVIASVETMLEKWKGREGEEIEVFNEFRLLTSEVISRTAFGSNYLEGKKIFDMLTKLAILVSRNYFKTPIPGISKIWKTADEIESEKLANGIHDCVMEMVKRREKKVETGEADGFGNDFLGLLINAYRDSDEKNRFSIEDLVDECKTFYFAGQETTNSLLAWTILVLAIHTKWQEKTRQEVFEVFGDQNPNSEGIAKLKIMNMVVNETLRLYSPVAAVIRQIKKEVRLGKLVLPANLEILIPIIALHHDPQLWGDDVHLFKPERFVEGIASATKYNSAAFIPFSMGPRSCVGMSFATTETKVALSMILQRYAFTLSPTYVHAPFPVITLQPQHGIQVMLHPL, via the exons ATGGATTCAACAGCAAGGCTTTTAATCTTTCTGGCAGGTTCTTTAAccttatttctattgaaattccTTCATAAATACTGGTGGATACCTTTTAAGATACAAAGAGCACTGAGTTTACAAGGAATCAAAGGACCTCCATATGAGTTCATCCATGGCAACAACAAAGCCTCTACCCGTTTCAGATACGAAGCTTTAAGCAAACCCATGGCTTCCTTAACTCATAATATAGTCCCCAGAGTTATTCCTCAGATTCATTCATGGATCAACACTTATGGTGATGATGATTTACAT AATATGAATCCAGCAGTGATTGCTAGCGTTGAGACGATGTTGGAGAAGTGGAAAGGTCGAGAAGGCGAAGAGATCGAAGTGTTTAACGAGTTCAGGTTGTTGACTTCAGAAGTTATATCGAGAACGGCTTTCGGTAGTAATTACTTGGAAGGGAAGAAGATTTTCGACATGTTGACGAAATTGGCGATACTAGTTAGTCGAAATTATTTCAAAACTCCTATTCCTGGCATCAG CAAGATATGGAAAACCGCGGATGAAATAGAATCAGAGAAACTTGCTAATGGAATTCATGATTGTGTGATGGAAATGGTTAAGAGAAGGGAAAAGAAAGTAGAGACAGGAGAAGCTGACGGTTTTGGCAATGATTTTCTAGGATTACTAATAAATGCTTATCGTGATTCCGACGAGAAAAACCGATTTTCCATCGAGGATCTAGTGGATGAGTGCAAAACATTCTACTTTGCCGGTCAAGAAACAACCAACTCCTTGCTTGCGTGGACGATCCTTGTTTTAGCAATTCATACTAAATGGCAAGAAAAAACAAGGCAAGAGGTGTTTGAGGTATTTGGGGACCAAAATCCTAATTCTGAAGGCATTgccaaattaaaaatt ATGAACATGGTTGTCAATGAAACTTTGAGATTGTATTCTCCTGTAGCTGCCGTGATCCGACAGATCAAAAAAGAAGTTCGATTGGGAAAGCTTGTTTTGCCTGCAAATCTGGAGATATTGATCCCAATCATAGCACTTCACCATGACCCTCAACTATGGGGAGACGATGTACATCTTTTCAAACCGGAGAGATTCGTTGAAGGCATCGCTAGTGCTACCAAATACAACTCTGCAGCATTCATTCCCTTTTCAATGGGACCTCGATCTTGCGTTGGCATGAGCTTTGCAACCACAGAAACAAAGGTTGCTCTCTCAATGATTCTCCAACGCTACGCCTTTACTCTCTCCCCGACCTACGTTCATGCACCATTTCCTGTAATCACGCTTCAACCACAACACGGAATTCAAGTAATGCTTCATCCTTTATAG
- the LOC108482747 gene encoding cytochrome P450 CYP749A22-like — translation MDSTAKLLIFLASSLTLFLLKFLHKYWWIPFKIQRALSLQGIKGPPYEFIHGNNKASTRFRYEALSKPMASLTHNIVPRVIPQIHSWINTYGQNYLTWEGNRAQLVISEPELIKEILKANDGSFPKRKDDSSIIHKILGEGLASSEGAKWAKQRKLANHAFHGESLKNMNPAVIASVETMLEKWKGREGEEIEVFNEFRLLTSEVISRTAFGSNYLEGKHIFDMLTKLAILFSRNYFKTPIPGISKIWKTAVEIESEKLANGIHDCVMEMVKRREKKVETGEADGFGNDFLGLLINAYRDSDEKNRFSIEDLVDECKTFYFAGQETTNSLLAWTILVLAIHTKWQEKTRQEVSEVFGDQNPNSEGIAKLKIMNMVVNETLRLYSPVVAVIRKIKKEVRLGKLVLPANLEILIPIIALHHDPQLWGDDVHLFKPERFVEGIASATKYNSAAFIPFSMGPRSCVGMSFATTETKVALSMILQRYAFTLSSTYVHAPFTLVTLQPQHGIQVMLHPL, via the exons ATGGATTCAACAGCAAAGCTTTTAATCTTTCTGGCAAGTTCTTTAACCTTATTTCTACTGAAATTCCTTCATAAATACTGGTGGATACCTTTCAAAATACAAAGAGCACTGAGTTTACAAGGAATCAAAGGACCTCCATATGAGTTCATCCATGGCAACAACAAAGCCTCTACCCGTTTCAGATACGAAGCTTTAAGCAAACCCATGGCTTCCTTAACTCATAATATAGTCCCCAGAGTTATTCCTCAGATTCATTCATGGATCAACACTTATG ggcaGAATTATCTTACGTGGGAGGGGAATCGAGCTCAACTGGTGATATCCGAACCCGAATTAATCAAAGAGATACTGAAAGCCAACGACGGGTCTTTTCCGAAAAGGAAGGATGATTCGAGTATTATTCATAAGATCCTCGGGGAAGGCCTCGCGTCCTCCGAAGGTGCGAAATGGGCGAAGCAAAGGAAGTTGGCGAATCATGCTTTCCATGGAGAAAGCTTGAAA AATATGAATCCAGCAGTGATTGCTAGCGTTGAGACGATGTTGGAGAAGTGGAAAGGTCGAGAAGGCGAAGAGATCGAAGTGTTTAACGAGTTCAGGTTGTTGACATCAGAAGTTATATCGAGAACGGCTTTCGGTAGTAATTACTTGGAAGGGAAGCATATTTTCGACATGTTGACGAAATTGGCGATACTATTTAGTCGAAATTATTTCAAAACTCCGATTCCTGGCATCAG CAAGATATGGAAAACCGCAGTTGAAATAGAATCAGAGAAACTTGCTAATGGAATTCATGATTGTGTGATGGAAATGGTTAAGAGAAGGGAAAAGAAAGTAGAGACAGGAGAAGCTGACGGTTTTGGCAATGATTTTCTAGGATTACTAATAAATGCTTATCGTGATTCCGACGAGAAAAACCGATTTTCCATCGAGGATCTAGTGGATGAGTGCAAAACATTCTACTTTGCCGGTCAAGAAACAACCAACTCCTTGCTTGCGTGGACGATCCTTGTTTTAGCAATTCATACTAAATGGCAAGAAAAAACAAGGCAAGAGGTGTCTGAGGTATTTGGGGACCAAAATCCTAATTCTGAAGGCATTgccaaattaaaaatt ATGAACATGGTCGTCAATGAAACCTTGAGATTGTATTCTCCTGTAGTTGCCGTGATCCGAAAGATCAAAAAAGAAGTTCGATTGGGAAAACTTGTTTTGCCTGCAAATCTGGAGATATTGATCCCAATCATAGCACTTCACCATGACCCTCAACTATGGGGAGACGATGTACATCTTTTCAAACCGGAGAGATTCGTTGAAGGCATCGCTAGTGCTACCAAATACAACTCTGCAGCATTCATTCCCTTTTCGATGGGACCTCGATCTTGCGTTGGCATGAGCTTTGCAACCACAGAAACAAAGGTTGCTCTCTCAATGATTCTCCAACGCTACGCCTTTACTCTCTCCTCGACCTACGTTCATGCGCCATTTACTTTAGTCACGCTTCAACCACAACACGGAATTCAAGTAATGCTTCATCCTTTATAG
- the LOC108483567 gene encoding uncharacterized protein LOC108483567 — protein MAKQSTPGAKTKKKSNKKHHKKSDPDAISMKLKSQKPNPFETIWSRRKFDILGKKRKGEERRIGLARSLAIQKRKKTLLKEYEQSTKSSVFVDKRIGEQNDDMGEFEKGILRSQRERQLKLRKRSKFNLSDGEEDEFDAPDFGSLPERDDFEDEMLSDDDNYADEKRSTVLKHLNSHSAKDPLEGDLIEGEENKHKSKKEIMEEVILKSKFFKAQKARDKEENEQLMDELDKSFSSLVQSQALLSLTEPGKMNALKALVNKSIPDEHVKKEELAVTQKAVTNNQEQPDSYDKLVHEMVLDMRARPSDRTKTPEEIAQEERERLERLEEERQKRMLATDYSSDEDGENAEKDYAQRPRAISGDDLGDSFALDDEPGNKKGWVDEILERKDAIDSEDDEEDDSEDLGSAEDTDEDEESEEEEEDDENESEKTLSLKDWEQSDDDNVGTDLEEDEETDEHDEAIGDEDVDKKSRNKTNKTELKKCVESVDAKKPKASGKHTSTKLDIPFIIEAPKNLEELSSLLENRSNDDVIVIINRIRASNAIKLAAENRKKMQVFYGVLLQYFAVLANKKPLNFELSNKLVKPIMEMSTEIPFFSAICARERILRTRVQFCEALKNHENGCWPTLKTLFLLRLWSMIFPCSDYRHVVTTPALLLMCEYLMRRPIMSGRDVAIGSFLCSMILMFMKQSRKFCPEAIMFLRTLLMAATEHKLASEQDSQFYHFMELKALRPLLCIHDGVDEINPLNFLMVMEMSDDSSFFRSDNFRASALLTVIETLQGFIEIYDGLNSFPEIFLPIATLLVEVSEQKHMPKALKDKFNNVSQLIKKKADETHTLRRPLQLRKQKPAPIKLLNPKFEENFVKGRDYDPDRERAERRKLQKLIKREAKGAARELRKDNYFLYEAKQRDRELVEKERAANYGRAIAFLQEQEHAFKSGQLGKGSKKRRR, from the exons ATGGCTAAGCAATCGACTCCCGGAGCTAAAACCAAGAAGAAATCAAACAAAAAACACCACAAAAAATCTGACCCAGATGCCATCTCCATGAAGCTCAAGTCTCAAAAGCCTAACCCTTTCGAAACCATCTGGTCACGTCGCAAGTTCGACATACTCGGCAAGAAACGCAAAGGCGAAGAACGCCGCATCGGCCTTGCACGTTCCCTCGCCATTCAAAAG AGGAAGAAAACACTGTTGAAAGAGTATGAGCAAAGCACAAAGTCTTCTGTTTTTGTTGATAAGAGAATTGGTGAACAAAATGATGACATGGGAGAGTTTGAAAAGGGTATCTTGAGGTCTCAACGTGAACGTCAG TTGAAATTGCGAAAAAGGAGCAAGTTCAATTTAtcagatggagaagaagatgagttTGATGCTCCGGATTTTGGTTCCCTTCCAGAGAGGGAtgattttgaggatgaaatgctgtCCGATGACGATAATTATGCTGATGAAA AGCGGTCAACGGTCTTAAAGCACCTTAATTCTCACAGTGCCAAGGATCCCTTGGAAGGGGATTTGATAGAAGGAGAAGAAAAT AAGCACAAATCCAAGAAGGAAATAATGGAAGAGGTTATTTTGAAGAGCAAGTTTTTCAAG GCACAAAAAGCTAGAGATAAAGAAGAAAACGAGCAACTGATGGATGAATTAGATAAGAGCTTCTCATCTTTAGTGCAGTCCCAAGCCTTATTGTCTCTCACTGAGCCAGGCAAAATGAATGCCTTGAAAGCTCTCGTGAACAAGAGTATTCCGGATGAGCATGTGAAAAAGGAAGAGTTAGCCGTTACGCAGAAAGCTGTAACTAATAATCAG GAACAACCTGATTCCTATGATAAACTTGTCCATGAGATGGTATTGGATATGCGTGCTCGGCCATCTGACAGGACAAAGACACCCGAAGAGATTGCCCAAGAGGAAAGGGAGCGACTCGAGCGATTAGAG GAGGAGCGTCAAAAGAGGATGTTAGCAACGGATTATTCTAGTGATGAAGATGGTGAAAATGCGGAGAAAGATTATGCTCAGAGGCCAAGGGCTATCTCGGGAGATGATCTTGGTGACTCCTTTGCACTTGATGATGAGCCTGGTAATAAAAAGGGTTGGGTTGATGAGATTCTTGAAAGAAAAGATGCTATTGATTCCGAGGATGATGAAGAGGATGATTCTGAAGATTTGGGAAGTGCTGAAGATACTGATGAAGATGAAGAatctgaagaagaagaagaagatgatgaaaatgaatcTGAAAAGACTCTCTCTTTGAAGGACTGGGAGCAGAGCGATGATGACAATGTTGGTACAGATTTGGAAGAGGATGAGGAGACCGATGAACATGATGAGGCCATTGGTGATGAAGATGTGGATAAAAAAAGCCGTAACAAAACAAACAAAACTGAACTTAAGAAATGTGTAGAGTCTGTGGATGCAAAAAAACCAAAAGCAAGTGGCAAACATACTTCAACAAAGTTGGACATTCCGTTTATAATCGAAGCTCCAAAGAACCTAGAGGAACTGTCTTCCTTATTGGAGAATCGTTCTAATGATGATGTTATTGTGATTATCAACCGAATTCGGGCAAGCAATGCAATTAAGCTTGCTGCAGAAAATCGGAAGAAAATGCAA GTATTTTATGGTGTTCTTTTGCAATATTTTGCCGTGTTAGCAAATAAAAAGCCCTTGAATTTTGAGTTATCGAATAAGCTTGTCAAGCCAATAATGGAGATGAGTACGGAGATCCCATTTTTCTCCGCAATATGTGCTCGTGAGCGAATCTTACGAACTCGCGTACAATTTTGTGAGGCTCTCAAGAACCATG AAAATGGATGCTGGCCTACCTTGAAAACGTTGTTTCTCCTGAGGTTATGGTCCATGATTTTTCCATGCTCTGATTATCGTCATGTAGTAACAACTCCAGCACTATTGTTAATGTGCGAGTATCTGATGCGTCGTCCCATTATGTCGGGTCGAGATGTCGCTATTGGTTCGTTTTTATGTTCCATGATTCTCATG TTCATGAAGCAATCTCGGAAGTTTTGTCCTGAAGCTATTATGTTCCTCCGAACTCTGTTGATGGCAGCTACAGAACACAAACTAGCATCCGAGCAAGATTCACAG TTCTATCATTTTATGGAACTGAAAGCACTCAGGCCCTTATTATGCATACATGATGGCGTGGATGAAATTAATCCTCTGAATTTCCTCATGGTAATGGAAATGTCAGATGACTCGTCGTTTTTCCGCTCGGATAATTTCAG GGCTAGTGCACTGCTAACTGTGATTGAAACTTTGCAAGGATTTATTGAGATCTATGACGGGTTGAACTCCTTTCCTGAAATTTTCTTACCGATTGCAACATTATTAGTTGAAGTTTCGGAGCAGAAACACATGCCGAAGGCACTGAAAGATAAGTTCAACAATGTTTCTCAACTCATTAAGAAGAAAGCTGACGAAACTCATACGCTGCGGAGACCACTTCAGCTACGCAAGCAGAAGCCGGCTCCTATCAAATTACTTAATCCAAAATTTGAAGAGAA CTTTGTTAAAGGCAGAGACTACGATCCAGATCGAGAACGAGCCGAGAGAAGAAAGCTACAAAAACTAATAAAACGCGAAGCCAAAGGCGCGGCTCGAGAGTTACGTAAAGACAATTATTTCTTATACGAGGCGAAGCAAAGAGATAGGGAATTAGTGGAAAAGGAAAGAGCAGCTAACTATGGAAGGGCGATAGCATTTTTGCAAGAACAAGAACATGCCTTTAAATCTGGACAATTAGGTAAAGGCAGTAAGAAGAGAAGGAGATGA